In Treponema rectale, a single genomic region encodes these proteins:
- a CDS encoding NADase-type glycan-binding domain-containing protein has translation MQRIITLLFMFITFPIFCIDWHTELKSSFISEKSLPLGGYEYGNVYQRQKNKLKIVYNVEDKYLKLPEKIWIPYYEELDLPECLDIFSQFVLKDDGFLYAKIANEPYSHEPVKEVPVIFGDEYTFAIPGMVLYREEIGSESYKEELYYDGKYENGEKFRFFSSVYNDSIKKVSSSSHLIEKSKGIEFDYSGINLDWYLVRNGEFAADQINPYCFPWVENAEGCGIGEWVEFELNKPSALTYILNGFVDGSRMHLYKENSRIKEAEFLGWTEDGKEIKMKIHFEDFVYFKTVQFSEPVIKFRITIKEVYPGEKWQDTAISAVMFPVTIDKIK, from the coding sequence ATGCAAAGAATAATTACTTTATTATTCATGTTTATTACTTTTCCGATTTTTTGTATTGACTGGCATACAGAATTAAAGAGTTCTTTTATTTCAGAAAAAAGTCTGCCTTTGGGTGGATACGAATATGGAAATGTTTATCAGAGACAAAAGAATAAGTTAAAAATTGTTTATAATGTGGAAGATAAATATTTAAAACTCCCGGAAAAAATCTGGATTCCATATTATGAAGAATTAGACTTGCCAGAATGTTTGGATATTTTTTCGCAGTTTGTATTAAAGGATGACGGATTTTTATATGCAAAAATTGCAAATGAACCCTATTCGCATGAACCAGTAAAAGAGGTCCCTGTAATTTTTGGAGATGAATATACTTTTGCAATTCCAGGGATGGTTCTTTATAGAGAAGAGATTGGCTCTGAAAGTTATAAAGAAGAATTGTATTATGATGGAAAATATGAAAACGGCGAAAAGTTTAGATTTTTTTCTAGCGTTTATAATGATTCAATCAAAAAAGTTTCTTCAAGTTCTCATTTAATTGAAAAAAGTAAAGGTATTGAGTTTGATTATTCTGGGATTAATTTAGACTGGTATTTAGTTCGAAATGGGGAATTTGCGGCAGATCAAATAAATCCTTATTGTTTTCCATGGGTTGAAAATGCAGAAGGCTGTGGAATCGGTGAATGGGTAGAGTTTGAATTAAATAAGCCATCCGCACTTACTTATATTTTAAATGGCTTTGTAGATGGAAGCAGGATGCATTTATATAAAGAAAACAGCCGCATAAAAGAAGCAGAGTTCTTAGGGTGGACAGAAGACGGTAAAGAGATAAAAATGAAAATTCATTTTGAAGATTTTGTTTATTTCAAAACCGTACAGTTCTCTGAGCCTGTAATAAAATTTCGTATTACAATAAAAGAAGTATATCCCGGAGAAAAATGGCAGGATACCGCTATTTCAGCAGTGATGTTTCCTGTTACAATTGATAAAATTAAATGA
- a CDS encoding ankyrin repeat domain-containing protein, with protein sequence MSVTYDVDEYRVSLLEGNLKTVELYYRKFGKIALEDFGYEKLKMYNPLEVALVGKNYDIADFLIAKGTDVNAKTPSGLGNIIHTFAYREEPENIQYLISKGAQTKNLNPPLGIIICSSSNMELIKLMADGAIDINEKDEDGETPLYTACGYGNLQVVKFLVEHGADINSRTNENATPFLISVCRGNIEVAEYLILQGADTTVADLEGYDALWCANELGIRIKGLNDSY encoded by the coding sequence ATGTCGGTTACCTATGATGTTGATGAATATAGGGTTTCTTTACTTGAAGGAAATTTAAAGACCGTTGAATTGTATTATCGGAAGTTTGGAAAAATTGCTCTTGAAGATTTTGGCTATGAAAAATTAAAAATGTATAATCCATTGGAAGTAGCTTTAGTTGGAAAAAATTATGATATTGCCGATTTTCTCATAGCAAAAGGTACTGATGTAAATGCAAAGACACCTTCTGGCTTAGGAAATATTATTCATACTTTTGCTTACAGGGAGGAACCGGAAAACATTCAATATTTAATTTCAAAAGGAGCACAAACTAAGAATCTGAATCCTCCCTTAGGTATAATTATATGCAGCTCAAGTAATATGGAATTAATTAAACTAATGGCAGATGGAGCAATTGATATAAATGAAAAAGATGAAGATGGAGAAACTCCGCTGTATACCGCTTGTGGTTATGGAAACTTACAAGTAGTAAAGTTTCTGGTTGAACATGGAGCTGATATAAATTCACGGACGAATGAAAATGCAACTCCATTTTTAATTTCGGTTTGCCGTGGGAATATTGAAGTAGCAGAGTATTTAATTTTACAAGGTGCAGATACAACAGTTGCGGACTTAGAAGGATATGATGCTCTGTGGTGTGCAAATGAACTTGGAATTAGAATAAAAGGACTGAATGATTCATATTAA
- a CDS encoding NADase-type glycan-binding domain-containing protein, with protein MVSTRNKLLSVILVLICLTVSIHAEQIPDKEYTIDCSLWHLFNMHESIVDENRYYYLVDPETCSLKVIENQSCILTVMDKEKQLSYDITSSVFADIYQVYDSYFVAKKNENGVFIVFNGGGNKVFLYTFDFKKMVVEEKCLGYVSFIFEDFLNEAPYKFKINYNFLINYFFNNSLPQDMEVKSFHKYNPFSGAEVAYLYPCVLLRNGNIYIDYKIKNDYCFQNIPEEKTLKNYYDRSIKFIENIKYQAKSYLIEKNREYKAQNMEKFNDYAWCPTLPYTEEEILIESEDSIIDALYIGNGYYRSDRKELYLQNSRAKEIEIECVESGMKQRVTLADTGFLQLVPLVNVNSHKLKIKILSVYEGEKYSDLCINCILPVRRWTFEENPDYRP; from the coding sequence ATGGTATCAACAAGAAACAAACTTCTCTCAGTAATATTAGTACTGATTTGCTTAACAGTAAGTATTCACGCAGAACAAATTCCTGACAAAGAATATACGATTGATTGTTCACTGTGGCATTTATTTAATATGCATGAATCAATCGTTGACGAGAATCGATATTATTATCTGGTAGATCCAGAGACTTGCAGTCTTAAGGTTATAGAAAATCAGAGTTGTATTCTGACAGTTATGGATAAAGAAAAACAGCTTTCGTATGATATAACTTCATCAGTTTTTGCAGATATTTACCAGGTTTATGATTCTTATTTTGTTGCGAAAAAAAATGAGAACGGAGTTTTTATAGTTTTTAATGGAGGAGGTAATAAAGTATTTTTGTATACATTTGATTTTAAGAAAATGGTTGTTGAAGAAAAATGTTTGGGTTATGTGAGTTTTATTTTTGAGGATTTTTTAAATGAGGCTCCATATAAGTTCAAGATTAATTATAATTTTTTAATTAATTATTTTTTTAACAATTCATTACCCCAGGATATGGAAGTAAAAAGCTTCCATAAGTATAATCCATTTTCTGGAGCAGAGGTTGCATATCTTTATCCGTGCGTATTACTAAGAAACGGAAATATTTATATTGATTATAAAATAAAGAATGATTATTGCTTTCAAAATATTCCAGAGGAAAAAACTCTTAAGAACTATTATGACCGTTCTATTAAGTTTATAGAAAATATAAAGTATCAGGCAAAGTCCTATTTAATCGAAAAAAACAGAGAATACAAGGCACAAAATATGGAAAAGTTTAATGATTATGCCTGGTGTCCGACTTTGCCATATACAGAAGAAGAGATACTAATAGAAAGTGAAGATTCTATAATAGACGCGCTGTACATAGGGAATGGTTATTACCGTAGCGATCGAAAAGAATTATATCTTCAAAACAGTCGTGCAAAAGAAATAGAGATTGAATGTGTAGAAAGTGGAATGAAGCAGAGAGTAACTCTTGCTGATACAGGTTTCCTGCAGTTGGTGCCACTTGTTAATGTAAATTCACATAAACTTAAAATAAAGATTCTTTCAGTTTATGAAGGAGAAAAATATTCAGATTTGTGTATAAACTGTATTCTCCCAGTTCGCAGATGGACTTTTGAAGAGAATCCGGATTATAGACCTTAA
- a CDS encoding BrnT family toxin, with the protein MKRIRIIDLKVWDENKNSENIAKHKVSFEKAQDAFSNEKRIILEVASRKETL; encoded by the coding sequence TTGAAGAGAATCCGGATTATAGACCTTAAAGTATGGGATGAAAATAAAAACTCTGAAAATATTGCGAAACATAAGGTTTCATTTGAAAAAGCACAAGATGCTTTTTCAAATGAAAAACGTATTATTTTAGAGGTGGCGTCAAGGAAAGAAACGTTATGA
- a CDS encoding sensor domain-containing diguanylate cyclase, which produces MRKGKSFSRYFFVTLCSSLLVFLLDGFYIFYRFNHFSQSKLFKLGTHINSELGTNVDNLLNHLVDFVEFTGLGTERIMKENADYKDVLDKYLLDSTAVFNHILGKNLDGEVYGVFEDYYPELYDFKISENPEYKPKEREWYLKAKNADGKVVICGPYIDYETKEMQLTISKLLSDKTSVIALDFAIGEMDVFLDMLGSSTEYSTFVITDQGVVVAAKDVQKVFKDGVTNSSIFKKYYDKNTNRLILNKEKIEKFRLNGNVYFMFAKEISFDWYAITIYDSHSFYRELIQVYISCIIAFTFIFGLIFFFARLNEKKRISIDVTEKRFSALADLFLISYIINIKENTFTPVKTDPRITRFIGSITRYSDAIHEVCEHYIEGSSVAQFMNFTELRTLKDRTKKARIISEEILAKVIGWCKVWIIRLDEDSCIFAVDSIDKEKNREHTLLKLSESDLMTGLLNHVSGLLKIKDMIENKKYGMFCLFDIDQFKRFNDMYGHVIGDEVIISLAGAMRESFRDDDIMMRLGGDEFVVYIQGIQGRTQAEKKIRKFFENVENIKIAGQPELKVNISMGVSFYKEGSEISYEKLYRLADSGTYQSKKIPGNSFTFV; this is translated from the coding sequence ATGAGGAAGGGGAAGTCGTTTAGCCGGTATTTTTTCGTTACGTTGTGTTCGTCGCTGCTGGTTTTTCTTCTGGATGGATTTTATATTTTTTACCGCTTTAATCATTTCTCTCAAAGCAAGCTTTTCAAATTAGGTACGCATATCAATTCAGAACTGGGAACAAATGTTGATAACCTTTTGAACCATCTTGTTGATTTTGTTGAATTTACAGGTCTGGGTACAGAAAGAATCATGAAAGAAAATGCTGACTATAAAGACGTTCTTGATAAATATCTTTTAGATTCTACAGCTGTTTTTAATCATATTCTCGGAAAGAATCTGGATGGAGAAGTCTACGGCGTTTTTGAAGATTATTATCCTGAGCTTTATGACTTTAAAATTTCTGAAAATCCTGAATATAAACCAAAAGAGCGTGAATGGTATTTAAAGGCAAAGAATGCAGACGGTAAAGTAGTTATCTGCGGACCCTATATTGATTACGAAACAAAAGAAATGCAGCTTACGATAAGTAAGCTTTTATCAGATAAAACAAGTGTAATAGCACTGGATTTTGCAATTGGAGAAATGGATGTTTTTCTGGACATGCTTGGAAGTTCCACAGAGTATTCAACTTTTGTAATAACCGATCAGGGAGTTGTCGTTGCAGCTAAAGACGTTCAGAAAGTTTTTAAGGATGGTGTAACAAACTCTTCTATATTTAAAAAATATTATGATAAAAATACAAACAGACTTATCCTTAATAAAGAAAAAATAGAAAAGTTCCGGCTGAACGGAAACGTTTACTTCATGTTTGCAAAAGAAATTTCTTTTGATTGGTATGCAATTACGATTTATGACAGCCATTCATTTTACAGGGAACTCATTCAGGTTTATATAAGCTGCATCATTGCCTTTACATTTATATTCGGACTGATATTTTTCTTTGCCCGCCTTAATGAAAAAAAGAGAATTTCCATTGATGTAACGGAGAAGCGTTTTTCTGCACTGGCAGATTTATTTTTAATCAGTTACATAATAAATATAAAAGAAAATACTTTTACTCCTGTAAAGACTGATCCGCGGATTACCAGATTCATCGGTTCTATAACGAGATATTCTGATGCAATACATGAAGTCTGTGAACACTATATTGAAGGTTCCAGTGTTGCACAGTTTATGAATTTTACGGAACTGCGCACATTAAAAGACAGAACAAAAAAAGCCAGAATCATAAGTGAAGAAATTCTTGCAAAAGTTATAGGCTGGTGTAAAGTATGGATCATACGTCTTGATGAAGACAGCTGTATTTTTGCAGTTGACAGTATTGATAAAGAAAAAAATCGTGAACATACTTTGTTAAAACTTTCAGAAAGCGATTTAATGACAGGTCTTTTAAATCATGTCAGCGGGCTTTTAAAAATAAAGGACATGATAGAAAATAAAAAATACGGAATGTTCTGTCTTTTTGACATTGACCAGTTTAAGCGGTTTAATGATATGTACGGCCATGTAATTGGTGATGAAGTTATTATTTCTCTTGCAGGTGCAATGAGAGAAAGTTTTAGAGATGATGATATAATGATGCGTCTTGGTGGTGATGAATTTGTTGTATATATTCAGGGAATTCAGGGACGTACTCAGGCAGAAAAAAAGATCCGGAAATTTTTTGAAAATGTAGAAAATATAAAAATTGCCGGGCAGCCGGAACTTAAAGTAAACATCAGTATGGGGGTTTCTTTTTATAAAGAAGGTTCAGAGATTTCTTACGAAAAACTTTACCGTCTTGCAGATTCAGGAACTTATCAGAGTAAAAAAATTCCGGGAAATTCCTTTACATTTGTATAA
- a CDS encoding glycoside hydrolase family 43 protein, whose product MHLLEIEKNSDHYIGQADPFILKSGGRYYIYVTGHDGIYAYQSDSLLTGWSYYGRVMTVPGRSAFWAPSVIELDGKFYMYNSIEIDEAVPDQGGHKGCMHVSCADNPLGPFTNIQKLMEPFSIDSHVVKTDAGLFIFYSTNKYEGERVGTYIVVDKLVDPYHAEGNPVKVVEATLDEEIYQKDRFKKGQHWHTIEGAFYFKEGDWQYVMYSGNCFEQPTYYIGYARAKTDETDLRKIKFEKYPDPDTWYPVLKANEFEEGTGHHSMIKENGQWYAVYHARDYNDGLGADVFDARNARICKLNVSDGIITAERYKDHI is encoded by the coding sequence ATGCATTTATTGGAAATTGAAAAAAATTCAGATCATTATATTGGTCAGGCAGATCCGTTTATTTTAAAATCCGGCGGTCGTTATTATATTTATGTTACCGGACACGACGGAATCTATGCTTATCAGAGTGACAGTCTTTTAACAGGATGGTCGTATTACGGAAGGGTTATGACTGTTCCGGGAAGAAGTGCTTTCTGGGCACCAAGTGTCATAGAACTTGATGGAAAATTCTATATGTACAATTCAATAGAAATTGATGAAGCTGTTCCTGATCAGGGAGGACATAAAGGCTGCATGCATGTTTCCTGTGCAGATAATCCTCTTGGTCCTTTTACAAATATTCAGAAACTTATGGAACCTTTCTCCATTGATTCCCATGTAGTAAAAACAGATGCTGGACTTTTTATTTTTTATTCTACAAACAAATACGAAGGTGAGCGCGTCGGAACTTACATTGTAGTAGATAAACTTGTTGATCCTTATCATGCTGAAGGCAATCCGGTTAAAGTTGTAGAAGCAACTCTTGATGAAGAGATTTATCAGAAGGATCGCTTTAAGAAAGGTCAGCACTGGCATACGATAGAAGGTGCTTTTTATTTTAAGGAAGGAGACTGGCAGTACGTTATGTATTCCGGCAACTGTTTTGAACAGCCTACTTATTACATCGGATATGCCCGCGCAAAAACTGATGAAACTGATTTACGTAAAATTAAGTTTGAAAAATATCCGGATCCTGATACCTGGTATCCTGTTCTCAAGGCAAATGAATTTGAAGAGGGAACCGGACATCATTCCATGATAAAAGAAAACGGACAGTGGTATGCAGTTTACCATGCCCGTGATTACAATGACGGTCTTGGAGCAGATGTTTTTGACGCCCGTAATGCACGCATCTGTAAGCTTAATGTTTCAGACGGAATTATTACTGCAGAGCGTTATAAGGATCATATTTAG
- a CDS encoding peptide ABC transporter substrate-binding protein produces MKKLLLLSAAVFYLFTACSDSEEGKGEYTYRTTSTCPSTWNPAEYQLGSEATVISLTSTGLYDFIMNEKKDNYKVICELASQFPQDVTENYSGKYNIPENSKTGYAWKFDLIHNATWDDKTPINASTFEYSLAQLLNPKMKNYRASSWYSGLTALVNAQKYYEGSADWNSVGFIKNNDYSFTLIFTKQLSLFQVEYGITALILLKEDIFEANKKQTGDIIKTSYGTTADTSASYGPYKVKTFQQDKEMLLVKNPEWFGWTDGLHEDQYQTTAVSIQYITEHTTILNLFLQGKLDDTGLTPNELKIYGNSIFRKTSPQSFTWKYSFNIDREKLKSRSTGSENHIMLSYIDFRHAVSLSLNRQEIVDTVSPSSDPAFGLLNYLYISNPETNETYRNNPYVSKTLCSFYGVSSPEEITGYNKTLAKKYFQKSYDEALKAGDITSSDKFYINLHTYNTSETNMRLVTTLQDAVNESTAGTSFENRIIINQVTDDNYYVNMKNGNVDCAVTTWGGASYDPFGITECYCTMELLNEYGFNPEQEKLTININGNPITKTYFQWHVALNDEEYSSIENSQRVAILAEIEKGLLSYYNMLPLWYSNTSILLSQRMIEGSEHYINTLVEFGGIRFRKWSMDDHDWDAWCRKNNNRLRY; encoded by the coding sequence ATGAAAAAATTACTTTTATTAAGTGCAGCAGTTTTTTATCTTTTTACAGCCTGTTCTGATTCTGAAGAGGGAAAAGGTGAATACACCTACAGAACAACTTCTACCTGTCCTTCAACCTGGAATCCTGCAGAATACCAGCTTGGAAGTGAAGCTACAGTTATTTCTTTAACAAGTACAGGGCTTTACGATTTTATAATGAATGAAAAAAAAGACAATTACAAAGTCATCTGCGAACTTGCGTCTCAATTTCCCCAGGATGTTACTGAAAACTATTCCGGAAAATATAACATTCCGGAAAATTCAAAAACAGGATATGCCTGGAAATTTGATCTAATACACAATGCGACCTGGGATGATAAAACACCTATAAATGCCTCTACCTTTGAATACTCTCTTGCCCAGCTGTTAAATCCGAAAATGAAAAACTACAGGGCTTCTTCATGGTACAGCGGACTTACTGCCTTAGTGAATGCTCAAAAATATTATGAAGGTTCCGCTGACTGGAACAGTGTAGGCTTTATAAAAAATAATGATTATTCCTTTACATTAATTTTTACGAAACAGCTTTCCCTCTTTCAGGTTGAATATGGAATTACAGCCCTGATTCTTCTTAAAGAAGATATTTTTGAAGCAAACAAAAAACAAACCGGCGACATTATAAAAACTTCTTACGGCACAACAGCTGACACTTCTGCATCTTACGGACCATACAAAGTAAAAACTTTTCAGCAGGACAAAGAAATGCTTCTGGTAAAAAACCCTGAATGGTTCGGGTGGACAGACGGGCTTCATGAAGACCAGTATCAGACAACAGCCGTCAGCATTCAGTATATAACGGAACATACAACAATACTTAATCTGTTCCTTCAGGGAAAACTTGATGACACAGGCCTTACCCCAAATGAACTTAAAATCTACGGCAACAGCATCTTCAGAAAAACTTCACCCCAGTCTTTTACCTGGAAGTACAGCTTTAACATCGACAGAGAAAAACTAAAAAGCAGAAGCACAGGTTCAGAAAATCACATCATGCTTTCTTACATAGATTTCAGGCATGCAGTTTCCCTTTCACTAAACCGGCAGGAAATCGTTGATACAGTATCTCCTTCTTCAGATCCGGCCTTCGGTCTTTTAAATTATCTGTATATTTCTAATCCTGAAACAAACGAAACTTACCGCAATAATCCATATGTTTCAAAAACCCTTTGCAGTTTTTACGGCGTCTCTTCTCCAGAAGAAATTACAGGCTACAATAAAACCCTTGCAAAAAAATACTTTCAAAAATCTTATGATGAAGCCTTAAAGGCAGGCGACATTACTTCTTCTGACAAGTTCTATATAAACCTGCATACTTACAACACCAGCGAAACAAACATGCGCCTTGTAACAACTCTTCAGGATGCAGTGAATGAATCAACAGCAGGAACTTCTTTTGAAAACAGAATAATAATTAATCAGGTAACAGATGATAATTATTACGTAAACATGAAAAACGGAAACGTAGACTGTGCAGTTACAACCTGGGGAGGTGCCTCCTACGATCCCTTCGGAATAACTGAATGCTACTGTACGATGGAACTTTTAAATGAATACGGATTTAATCCGGAACAGGAAAAGCTAACTATAAACATAAACGGAAATCCGATAACAAAAACATATTTTCAGTGGCATGTTGCCCTCAACGACGAAGAATATTCTTCCATAGAAAACAGTCAGAGAGTTGCCATCCTGGCAGAAATAGAAAAAGGCCTTCTGTCTTATTACAACATGCTCCCTCTCTGGTATTCCAATACTTCAATCCTTCTGTCACAGAGAATGATAGAAGGAAGCGAGCATTACATTAATACTCTTGTTGAATTTGGCGGAATACGTTTCAGAAAGTGGAGCATGGATGACCATGACTGGGATGCCTGGTGCAGAAAAAACAACAACAGGCTCCGATACTAA
- a CDS encoding M15 family metallopeptidase, with protein MKKIFPILVIVFTSCCTCNKNQNKPVEVEAQEKIPEEISVFENAYPDITFKTTYVESLDDYKIEMTVPGKEEKETLYWCEGRLLPEDELKNKDMYWTVLYHYPKEILDPGQMTEEQKEQLKTMSSSQSRRKGPGSPMFFFDAIYNAKTQKTIEPNIEAAVFLGRKTRIHKRIKTPLKNVETKILELSKTDDEVKKFVDGLKSSDAYYWRLIDGTNRKSFHSLGIAIDVIPKRITGEIFWSWAKDHNPSGWMVLPLSKRWLPPLKVISIFESEGFIWGGKWAIWDNMHFEYHPELILHNGINE; from the coding sequence ATGAAAAAAATCTTCCCGATATTAGTAATAGTTTTTACTTCATGCTGTACCTGCAATAAAAATCAAAATAAACCAGTTGAAGTTGAAGCGCAGGAAAAAATACCAGAAGAAATATCTGTTTTTGAAAATGCCTATCCCGATATAACATTTAAAACAACCTATGTCGAAAGTCTCGATGATTACAAAATAGAAATGACGGTTCCCGGTAAAGAAGAAAAAGAAACTCTTTACTGGTGTGAAGGTCGGCTTTTACCAGAAGACGAACTTAAAAACAAAGACATGTACTGGACGGTTCTTTATCATTACCCGAAAGAAATTCTTGATCCTGGCCAGATGACGGAAGAACAGAAGGAACAGTTAAAAACAATGTCCAGTTCTCAAAGCAGAAGAAAAGGTCCCGGTTCTCCCATGTTCTTTTTTGATGCTATCTATAACGCAAAAACACAAAAAACAATTGAACCGAACATAGAAGCGGCTGTTTTTTTGGGACGTAAAACCCGTATTCATAAAAGAATAAAAACACCGCTTAAAAATGTAGAAACAAAAATTCTTGAATTAAGTAAAACTGATGATGAAGTAAAAAAATTTGTAGACGGATTAAAATCCTCAGATGCCTACTACTGGCGGCTTATTGACGGTACAAACAGAAAATCCTTTCACTCTCTGGGAATTGCAATCGATGTAATACCAAAAAGAATTACAGGAGAAATTTTCTGGAGCTGGGCAAAGGACCACAATCCTTCCGGCTGGATGGTTTTACCTCTTTCAAAACGCTGGCTTCCGCCTTTAAAAGTCATTTCTATTTTTGAGAGCGAAGGTTTTATCTGGGGCGGCAAATGGGCTATCTGGGACAACATGCATTTTGAATATCACCCTGAACTTATTTTACATAATGGAATAAACGAATGA
- a CDS encoding ABC transporter ATP-binding protein: MSLIKFNDVSFSYTDEENTNIVFDHFTAELPEGFVSLTGPNGSGKSTFLLLASGRITPQNGTVYLNGKDIASLDEEEKNLEASVIYQNMEFESEEKVSELLKTVYQNGNYKGKHAGIKNEAADIYDEVISVFELNAVLEHGLKEISKGEIQRTLLAFSILYGSRSIFMDEPLFAMEQYQKENALEYLNLYSRKTNTSIYISMHELDLTKKYAPTVMLFYPNRDISLGTPEEVLTDADLEKAYGIPASLLKNKESMTRENLIQTADAVLKVQQNSK; the protein is encoded by the coding sequence ATGAGTTTAATAAAATTTAATGACGTTTCCTTTTCTTATACTGATGAAGAAAATACAAATATTGTATTTGACCATTTTACAGCTGAACTCCCGGAAGGATTTGTAAGTCTTACAGGACCAAACGGTTCCGGAAAATCAACTTTCCTTCTACTTGCCAGCGGACGAATCACACCGCAGAACGGCACTGTTTATTTAAACGGCAAAGACATAGCTTCTCTTGATGAAGAAGAAAAAAATCTTGAAGCATCCGTTATATATCAGAACATGGAATTTGAAAGCGAAGAAAAAGTTTCAGAGCTTCTTAAAACAGTTTATCAGAACGGAAATTATAAAGGTAAGCATGCGGGAATAAAAAATGAAGCTGCAGATATTTACGATGAAGTTATTTCTGTTTTTGAATTAAATGCAGTTCTTGAACATGGACTTAAAGAAATAAGCAAGGGAGAAATTCAGCGCACCCTTCTTGCATTCAGCATTCTTTATGGAAGCAGATCCATATTTATGGATGAACCTCTTTTTGCAATGGAACAGTACCAGAAAGAAAATGCCCTTGAATACCTGAACCTCTACAGCAGAAAAACAAACACAAGCATTTACATCTCAATGCACGAACTTGACCTTACAAAAAAATATGCACCCACAGTCATGCTGTTTTATCCTAACAGGGATATTTCTTTAGGAACACCGGAAGAAGTTCTTACTGACGCCGATCTTGAAAAAGCCTATGGAATTCCTGCAAGCCTTCTTAAAAATAAAGAAAGCATGACAAGAGAAAACCTTATACAGACAGCTGACGCTGTATTAAAAGTTCAGCAGAATTCAAAATAG
- a CDS encoding GNAT family N-acetyltransferase, with product MTTWFYKCAEQCPELFDSAEEFLSEYEKKYCALMERVLQKDSSVYVILKKDGPLGLPQVAGVFSFNRGRSFTSCIPDYNSKIKKLLREFFRTHEVFSIIGESEGVKKIEQILYEYKNLLPAEIREMFLMEYNGSVPAAVELKEQDEKIKRCSGEDAEKLMPLQVNFSCEEVYPFWKKEVNLAAERFALDSTLKKQIVFAVDKNNCLVSRAQTNARTKNYFQIGGVYTLKEYRGRGYACQLVKMIADTAASENKKTVLYVRKENAGALRSYTKAGFNQTAEYRMVYYR from the coding sequence ATGACAACCTGGTTTTATAAATGCGCCGAGCAGTGTCCTGAACTGTTTGATTCCGCAGAAGAATTTCTTTCTGAGTATGAAAAAAAATACTGTGCCCTCATGGAACGGGTTTTGCAGAAAGACAGTTCGGTTTATGTTATTTTAAAAAAAGACGGTCCTCTCGGGCTTCCACAGGTAGCAGGTGTTTTTTCTTTTAACAGGGGAAGAAGTTTTACTTCCTGTATTCCGGATTATAATTCTAAAATAAAAAAACTTCTCCGGGAATTTTTCAGAACTCATGAAGTGTTCAGTATTATCGGTGAATCAGAAGGGGTAAAAAAAATCGAGCAGATTCTTTATGAATATAAAAACCTTCTTCCTGCAGAAATCCGCGAAATGTTTTTAATGGAATATAATGGTAGTGTTCCTGCTGCTGTTGAATTAAAAGAGCAGGATGAAAAAATAAAAAGATGTTCCGGAGAAGATGCAGAGAAGCTTATGCCGCTGCAGGTTAATTTTTCTTGTGAAGAAGTTTATCCTTTCTGGAAAAAAGAAGTTAATCTTGCAGCAGAACGTTTTGCGCTGGACAGTACTTTAAAAAAGCAGATTGTGTTTGCAGTTGATAAAAACAATTGTCTTGTCAGTCGTGCCCAGACCAATGCCCGTACAAAAAATTATTTTCAGATTGGCGGTGTATATACTTTAAAGGAATATCGCGGCAGGGGTTATGCCTGTCAGCTTGTAAAGATGATAGCTGATACTGCTGCTTCAGAAAATAAAAAAACCGTCCTCTATGTAAGAAAAGAAAATGCAGGAGCACTCCGTTCTTATACAAAGGCCGGTTTTAATCAGACTGCAGAATACCGGATGGTATACTACAGATAA